The Nitrososphaerota archaeon genome has a segment encoding these proteins:
- a CDS encoding GYD domain-containing protein translates to MKRRGEAMIFVMLGKFRRKPRKEDVRRTPEILTKNGAKQTLAAFWTFGRYDVLLAFEADSEDAAMKIALEFSDLASTETLIAVPREEALELLD, encoded by the coding sequence ATGAAAAGGAGAGGCGAAGCAATGATATTCGTAATGTTGGGGAAGTTCAGGAGGAAACCGAGGAAGGAAGACGTGCGCAGAACCCCAGAGATTCTGACCAAGAATGGTGCAAAGCAAACTTTGGCAGCATTCTGGACGTTCGGAAGGTACGACGTATTACTCGCATTTGAAGCAGACAGCGAGGATGCAGCGATGAAGATAGCGCTGGAGTTCTCCGATCTGGCTTCCACAGAGACGCTGATAGCTGTTCCAAGGGAAGAAGCGCTGGAGCTGCTCGACTAG
- a CDS encoding cupin domain-containing protein yields the protein MLKSSINVKAEPAKNSIKAELQWLIDRKDGASNFELRKFRIKSGGSIPKHYHPEIEHEQYVLKGNYTVGMGKTEYKVKAGDALLIPAGTIHWYKNAGKGDAEFLCIIPRKEYQTIYLD from the coding sequence ATGCTCAAGAGCAGCATTAATGTAAAGGCTGAGCCTGCAAAGAATTCCATCAAGGCTGAGCTGCAATGGCTGATAGACAGAAAAGATGGGGCGTCTAATTTCGAGTTAAGGAAGTTCAGGATAAAATCTGGAGGAAGCATCCCGAAACATTACCATCCAGAAATCGAGCATGAGCAATATGTCCTGAAGGGAAACTATACCGTAGGCATGGGCAAGACAGAATATAAGGTGAAGGCTGGTGATGCCCTGCTAATCCCTGCTGGAACTATTCATTGGTACAAGAACGCCGGTAAAGGCGATGCTGAATTCCTCTGTATAATACCCCGCAAGGAATACCAGACGATATATCTGGACTAG
- a CDS encoding N-acetyltransferase, translating to MEIVPKKLTNFIGSNVKLGRNVKIWNFAYVGNNTTIGNNVMVGSLAHVDYDVVIGDNSRIEGSVYLAPKSRIGKNVFIGPAAVLTNDPYPPSKRLAGVIIEDSAIIGANSVIRSGVKIGRNSVVAMGAIVTKDVPANTVVLGVPARAVYSRKEYDKKMKAWEDELQTG from the coding sequence ATGGAAATCGTGCCAAAGAAACTTACTAATTTTATTGGGAGCAACGTAAAGCTGGGCAGGAACGTAAAGATATGGAACTTTGCCTATGTGGGCAACAATACTACGATAGGCAATAACGTCATGGTAGGCTCCCTCGCCCATGTTGATTATGACGTCGTGATAGGAGACAATTCGCGAATAGAAGGCTCCGTGTACTTAGCTCCAAAGTCGAGAATAGGGAAGAACGTCTTCATCGGGCCTGCAGCAGTGCTGACCAACGATCCTTATCCTCCCTCTAAGAGACTTGCAGGCGTAATCATCGAAGATAGCGCGATAATTGGAGCGAATTCTGTCATAAGATCTGGAGTGAAGATAGGCAGGAATTCCGTCGTGGCTATGGGAGCCATAGTCACAAAAGATGTCCCAGCAAATACAGTCGTATTAGGAGTTCCCGCAAGAGCAGTGTATTCTAGGAAGGAGTACGACAAAAAGATGAAGGCCTGGGAAGATGAGCTACAAACGGGCTGA
- a CDS encoding Trm112 family protein, translated as MKRKLLDILACPMDKHYPLDLYEFEASNETIMQGILVCPKCMRYYPIIDEIPRMLPDEMRHDKEDIEFLQKWQKSIPEMILKSGKPFHV; from the coding sequence ATGAAAAGAAAGCTCCTTGACATACTCGCCTGCCCGATGGACAAGCATTATCCCCTAGACCTTTACGAGTTTGAAGCCAGCAACGAAACGATAATGCAGGGCATACTGGTCTGCCCAAAGTGCATGCGCTACTATCCGATCATAGATGAAATACCCAGAATGCTCCCCGACGAAATGCGCCATGACAAGGAAGATATAGAGTTCCTGCAGAAATGGCAGAAGAGCATCCCGGAGATGATTCTAAAGTCTGGCAAGCCTTTCCACGTTTAA
- a CDS encoding Gfo/Idh/MocA family oxidoreductase translates to MKAAVIGTGGWGKNHLRVLNELGILSCFAEIDEPKRKLYSSKYGAKGYASVDDMLKSEKPDMVSICTPTVTHFELAKKTIQAGIATLVEKPLTYSSKDGETLVKLAAEKKVPLTVGFIERFNPAISELKKIILEKVLGEPLLLEFHRENRWAGSIRDVGVVLDTSVHDIDTARWLFEREPTIVFARTGKVISQHEDFAAIILGFDGQKTAFLVSNWVTPKRVRELVAVCTSGTVTADYITQEIRLDDSEGTQIPRRQTQEPLMIELKSFMEAVEQKKPPLVSGRDGINTTKIAEAALASSEKGVPIYLNL, encoded by the coding sequence ATGAAGGCTGCTGTCATAGGCACGGGCGGCTGGGGCAAGAACCACCTTAGAGTTCTCAACGAACTGGGTATACTCTCATGCTTTGCTGAAATCGATGAGCCGAAGAGGAAACTGTACTCCTCCAAGTACGGAGCCAAAGGCTATGCAAGCGTGGATGACATGCTGAAGAGCGAAAAGCCCGACATGGTTTCTATTTGTACCCCAACGGTGACGCATTTTGAACTTGCAAAGAAGACCATACAGGCAGGCATCGCAACGCTAGTTGAAAAACCTCTAACATACTCTTCAAAAGACGGAGAGACATTGGTAAAATTGGCAGCGGAGAAGAAGGTTCCTCTAACAGTTGGATTCATAGAGAGGTTCAACCCTGCGATCTCAGAGCTCAAGAAGATAATACTGGAGAAGGTTCTTGGAGAGCCTTTGCTTCTCGAATTCCACAGGGAAAACAGGTGGGCCGGCAGCATAAGGGATGTCGGAGTAGTCCTTGATACTTCGGTTCACGACATAGATACTGCAAGATGGCTCTTTGAGAGAGAGCCCACGATAGTCTTTGCAAGGACTGGCAAGGTGATAAGCCAGCACGAGGATTTCGCAGCCATAATTCTGGGCTTTGATGGACAAAAGACCGCATTCTTGGTTTCCAACTGGGTTACACCAAAGAGGGTAAGGGAGCTGGTCGCTGTATGCACGTCAGGAACAGTAACTGCTGACTACATAACCCAAGAAATCAGGCTTGATGATAGCGAAGGCACACAAATACCGAGGAGGCAGACGCAGGAGCCCTTGATGATAGAGCTGAAGAGCTTCATGGAAGCGGTCGAGCAGAAGAAGCCCCCTCTGGTTTCTGGCAGAGACGGCATCAATACGACAAAGATCGCTGAAGCAGCGTTGGCATCCAGCGAAAAGGGAGTCCCAATATACCTGAACCTTTGA
- a CDS encoding type II toxin-antitoxin system RelE/ParE family toxin: MPLTFRIEYSSRAQKSLGSLSSDTRRRVLEKISELSENPFPRGVVKLHGEENTYRLRVGDFRVLYEVYRQQRAILIVKIEHRSTAYRG; the protein is encoded by the coding sequence ATTCCATTGACTTTTCGAATAGAATATTCGAGTCGTGCTCAGAAATCACTTGGCTCCCTCAGCTCTGACACACGACGAAGGGTCTTGGAGAAGATATCTGAACTAAGTGAAAACCCCTTTCCTAGAGGTGTGGTTAAGCTACACGGCGAGGAGAACACGTACAGGTTAAGGGTTGGAGACTTCCGAGTTCTTTACGAAGTTTATCGGCAACAGCGTGCCATCTTGATTGTCAAGATTGAGCATCGCAGCACAGCCTATCGCGGCTAG
- a CDS encoding iron-sulfur cluster assembly scaffold protein, producing MSTLSSLGYNETVMEHFRNPRNMGEIANPDAIGTAGNQACGDVMTMHIGIKNGGTGNPLDDVIEDIKVLVFGCGAAIASSSVATELAKGKTLRDALKITKDDVQKALGGLPLLKLHCSVLATEALETTVKNYLQVKRVK from the coding sequence ATGAGCACGCTTAGCAGTCTGGGTTATAACGAAACGGTCATGGAACATTTTAGAAACCCAAGAAACATGGGTGAGATTGCTAATCCAGATGCAATTGGCACTGCAGGTAATCAGGCCTGCGGAGATGTTATGACGATGCATATTGGAATAAAAAATGGCGGCACTGGAAACCCTCTGGACGATGTTATAGAGGATATCAAAGTTCTAGTATTCGGATGTGGAGCCGCTATAGCATCAAGTTCTGTTGCCACTGAACTTGCAAAAGGGAAAACGCTTAGAGATGCTCTGAAGATCACAAAAGATGATGTCCAGAAGGCGCTGGGAGGTTTGCCGTTATTGAAACTGCACTGCTCAGTGCTGGCTACGGAAGCGCTTGAAACTACAGTGAAGAATTATCTGCAGGTCAAGAGGGTCAAGTAG
- a CDS encoding cysteine desulfurase, protein MTRQVLDKKVNFDYSSGMPVNPEVFDAMKDYFFGKYGNLSSLHYLGGEAKKALEEARQKVSTLINAEIADREIYFTSGATESNNLAMKGIALRNRKKGDNIVISSIEHISVINTAKYLQRMGFRITKVPVDSYGTVDVGSFASAMTQGTVLASIMYANNEIGTVQPIKELGKIAREKGVAFHVDASAAVGKIPIDVLSDYVDLLTVSSNDMYGPKGVGALYVRDGTLIEPIIHGGGQERGIRSGSENIPGIVGMGKAAELAKKGLQEEKSYTENLRDRLIKGVLASAEEVFLHGHPTKRLPGNVAARIFGVEGESVIMELDRKGIAASTGSACASKNLEPSHVLAAIGLNEIERHGVIQFSLSKYNTKEDVDYLLSVLPEITKKLRDLSPVWKFRDRLDELYKHGA, encoded by the coding sequence ATGACCAGGCAGGTTCTTGACAAGAAGGTAAATTTCGACTACTCTTCTGGCATGCCCGTAAATCCAGAGGTTTTTGATGCCATGAAGGATTATTTCTTTGGAAAATATGGGAACCTTTCTTCGTTGCATTACCTTGGAGGGGAGGCCAAGAAGGCCCTTGAGGAAGCTCGCCAGAAAGTCAGTACTCTGATCAACGCTGAAATCGCAGACAGGGAGATTTACTTTACATCTGGCGCTACGGAGTCGAACAACCTTGCGATGAAGGGCATCGCTCTGCGGAACAGGAAGAAGGGCGATAACATCGTCATTTCCTCGATAGAGCATATATCGGTAATCAACACTGCAAAATACCTCCAGAGAATGGGGTTCAGGATAACGAAGGTTCCAGTAGATTCCTACGGAACTGTGGATGTTGGTTCGTTTGCTTCTGCAATGACACAGGGAACTGTACTGGCTTCAATAATGTATGCCAACAACGAAATAGGGACTGTTCAGCCTATCAAGGAGCTGGGCAAGATAGCAAGAGAAAAGGGCGTGGCTTTTCATGTCGATGCGTCTGCAGCTGTGGGAAAAATCCCTATAGATGTTCTATCAGATTATGTGGACCTCCTTACAGTTTCATCTAATGACATGTACGGGCCAAAGGGTGTAGGCGCATTGTATGTAAGAGATGGCACACTTATAGAGCCAATAATCCATGGAGGAGGTCAGGAGAGAGGTATCCGCTCTGGGTCAGAAAATATCCCTGGCATTGTAGGCATGGGCAAGGCTGCTGAACTTGCGAAGAAGGGACTCCAAGAAGAAAAGAGCTATACGGAGAATCTTAGGGACAGATTGATCAAAGGTGTTCTGGCTAGTGCCGAAGAGGTGTTTCTTCACGGACATCCAACAAAAAGGCTACCTGGAAATGTTGCTGCAAGGATTTTTGGGGTCGAAGGCGAATCAGTGATAATGGAGCTCGACAGAAAGGGGATAGCTGCTTCTACAGGTTCCGCATGTGCCTCGAAGAACCTTGAACCCTCCCATGTTCTTGCTGCCATAGGCCTGAACGAAATAGAAAGGCATGGCGTCATCCAATTTAGCCTCTCCAAGTACAATACGAAGGAAGATGTGGACTATCTTCTTTCGGTTCTGCCAGAAATCACCAAAAAGTTGAGGGATTTGTCTCCAGTATGGAAGTTCCGTGACAGGCTCGACGAACTATACAAGCATGGCGCATAA
- the sufC gene encoding Fe-S cluster assembly ATPase SufC, giving the protein MITTLEVRDLFAGIGDKEILKGVNLAIRQGEMHAIMGPNGSGKSTLSNVIMGHPKYTVYSGDVLVNGESILGLRPDQRAAKGLFLGFQYPVEVPGVGLAGFLRNLVNAKRKQEGKGSMLVSEFQQMLSKQIKGLDMDQSFALRQLNTGFSGGEKKRAEVLQMAILKPSIAILDEPDSGLDVDALKSVAHAIRDLVGPELGVLVITHYQRILAHLEPQYVHVLIDGRVAKSGGSELARLVEEKGYDWVKKELP; this is encoded by the coding sequence ATGATTACCACGCTGGAAGTAAGAGACCTATTTGCGGGCATTGGGGACAAGGAGATACTCAAGGGAGTGAACCTTGCCATAAGGCAGGGGGAGATGCATGCGATAATGGGTCCCAACGGCTCCGGTAAGAGCACTCTGTCAAACGTAATAATGGGCCATCCAAAGTACACGGTATATTCTGGAGACGTTCTGGTAAATGGGGAAAGCATCCTAGGCTTACGACCTGATCAAAGAGCAGCAAAGGGTCTTTTTCTGGGCTTCCAGTATCCTGTAGAGGTTCCCGGTGTAGGGCTGGCAGGTTTTCTGCGAAATTTAGTTAACGCAAAGAGGAAGCAAGAAGGCAAGGGAAGCATGCTAGTTTCTGAGTTCCAGCAGATGCTCAGCAAGCAGATAAAGGGATTAGACATGGATCAATCTTTTGCATTAAGGCAGCTTAATACTGGTTTTTCAGGAGGAGAGAAGAAGAGAGCGGAGGTTCTCCAGATGGCCATTCTCAAGCCCTCGATAGCGATCTTAGACGAACCAGACTCTGGCCTAGATGTTGATGCCTTGAAGTCTGTTGCACATGCAATAAGAGACCTGGTCGGCCCGGAACTTGGGGTTTTAGTAATTACTCATTACCAAAGAATTCTCGCACACCTTGAGCCCCAATACGTTCACGTTCTGATAGATGGAAGGGTCGCAAAATCTGGTGGGAGCGAGCTTGCAAGGCTCGTTGAAGAGAAGGGCTACGACTGGGTAAAGAAAGAACTACCATAA
- a CDS encoding cysteine desulfurase — protein MGSVSQNLHLEISKIRNDFPILSKKVNGKPLVYFDNAATTQRPAQVIEAIDSFYRETNSNVYRGVHELSERATEQFELAREKVAKFINAKSPNEIIFVRGTTEAINLVAYSYGKKLVKGNRVLLSFMEHHSNVVPWQFLHEKGVELDYVDITDDGRLKLEDYYRLMSDQTKIVSMTHVSNVLGTVNPVSELAKIAHEKGSLILVDGAQSIPHLSIDVQEMDCDFFAFSGHKMFGPTGIGVLYAKESILEQMDPFMGGGSIIKEVQLDHSTWNDLPYKFEAGTPNIAGAIGLGTAIDYLKAIGMENIRKVGKELIKYALEALPKVGGIELYGPDDPRDRVEVFSFNLPKIHAHDVASIANDFGVAIRSGHHCAQPLMRRLGVPATSRASLYAYNTREEIDVFVKSLEKVKEVFN, from the coding sequence ATGGGCTCAGTTTCGCAAAATTTGCACCTTGAAATTAGCAAGATCAGAAACGACTTTCCTATACTTTCAAAGAAGGTCAATGGAAAGCCCCTAGTCTATTTCGACAACGCTGCAACTACTCAAAGGCCAGCCCAAGTCATCGAAGCCATCGACAGCTTCTACAGAGAGACCAATTCTAACGTGTATAGAGGGGTACATGAATTAAGCGAGCGGGCAACGGAGCAGTTCGAGCTTGCCAGAGAGAAGGTCGCGAAGTTCATCAATGCAAAGAGCCCAAATGAAATAATCTTCGTAAGAGGCACAACTGAAGCCATAAACTTAGTTGCATATTCTTATGGGAAGAAGCTTGTAAAGGGGAACAGAGTTCTGTTAAGTTTCATGGAGCATCATTCTAATGTAGTCCCCTGGCAGTTCTTGCATGAAAAGGGCGTCGAGCTCGATTATGTCGATATAACCGATGATGGGAGGTTGAAACTTGAGGATTACTATAGGTTGATGAGCGACCAGACGAAGATCGTCAGCATGACGCATGTTTCCAACGTGCTTGGCACGGTGAACCCTGTCAGCGAGCTTGCAAAGATAGCCCATGAGAAGGGCTCGCTGATACTAGTAGACGGGGCGCAATCAATTCCTCATCTTTCGATAGATGTTCAAGAAATGGACTGCGACTTTTTTGCATTCTCTGGGCATAAAATGTTCGGCCCTACGGGGATAGGCGTACTATACGCAAAGGAGAGCATCCTAGAACAGATGGATCCATTTATGGGCGGCGGCAGCATCATCAAGGAGGTTCAGTTAGACCATTCTACATGGAACGACCTTCCTTACAAGTTTGAAGCAGGTACTCCCAACATTGCGGGTGCTATAGGCCTCGGTACTGCTATAGATTATCTAAAAGCCATAGGAATGGAGAATATTAGGAAAGTGGGCAAAGAGCTCATTAAATATGCATTGGAAGCACTGCCAAAAGTGGGGGGCATTGAACTCTATGGCCCAGACGATCCCAGAGACAGAGTGGAAGTCTTCTCTTTCAATCTTCCAAAGATTCACGCACATGACGTAGCTTCAATTGCAAACGATTTTGGAGTAGCGATAAGGTCGGGCCACCATTGTGCCCAGCCATTAATGAGGAGATTAGGTGTTCCAGCAACCAGCAGAGCAAGTCTTTATGCTTACAATACCAGAGAAGAGATTGATGTCTTCGTAAAGTCCTTGGAGAAGGTCAAGGAGGTCTTCAACTGA
- a CDS encoding SUF system NifU family Fe-S cluster assembly protein — protein sequence MDMYAENILDHYKNPRNFGRLNNPTGTYKDSNPLCGDEVEIQLQLSGDNIGNITFTGRGCAISQATTSMLTEQLKGKDIDYVKKLTQQDIISMLGISIGPTRMKCALLGLRTLQKGLWGMNADDLTT from the coding sequence ATGGATATGTACGCCGAAAACATTCTAGATCATTATAAGAACCCGAGGAACTTCGGCAGACTGAATAACCCAACAGGAACCTACAAGGATTCAAATCCTCTGTGTGGGGACGAAGTCGAGATCCAACTACAACTATCAGGGGATAATATAGGCAATATAACATTTACCGGGAGGGGATGTGCAATAAGCCAAGCTACTACGTCTATGCTCACGGAGCAGTTAAAGGGGAAAGATATAGACTATGTCAAGAAACTTACTCAGCAGGATATAATTTCAATGCTCGGAATTTCAATTGGACCAACAAGAATGAAATGCGCCCTTCTTGGCTTGCGAACCCTGCAGAAAGGATTATGGGGTATGAATGCTGATGACCTAACAACTTAG
- a CDS encoding NADH-quinone oxidoreductase subunit A, translating into MLAALASEFILISLLAAFAVASIVPTIIISVLFAPKSPNPIKSQPFESGQVPKGESRVHLMMQYYAYLIMFVVFDVVVMFILAWSIAFARLGLKSVFVVFPFLIAIFIPMLYAKKMAGKREIW; encoded by the coding sequence ATTTTAGCTGCATTGGCCAGCGAATTTATTTTGATTAGTCTTCTGGCAGCTTTTGCAGTAGCATCTATAGTACCTACGATAATAATTTCTGTACTATTTGCTCCGAAGAGTCCAAACCCAATCAAATCGCAACCATTTGAATCTGGGCAGGTTCCAAAGGGTGAGTCAAGAGTACACTTGATGATGCAATATTATGCATACCTGATAATGTTCGTGGTCTTCGATGTTGTGGTCATGTTTATACTGGCATGGAGCATTGCCTTTGCCAGACTTGGGCTTAAAAGTGTCTTTGTAGTCTTCCCATTCTTGATAGCAATATTCATACCAATGTTATACGCTAAAAAAATGGCAGGGAAGAGAGAAATATGGTAA
- a CDS encoding NADH-quinone oxidoreductase subunit B, whose product MVTSGSGASVLVGKVSDVIESIIEQAVREPVRYVVNWGRLYALWPVHIETACCSIEFGAASGPRYDLERFGVLEAFGSLRQCDLLVVQGTITRKMVPRLKWIYEQMPEPKWVMAMGACAISGGLYIDSYNVVPGIDKFMPVDVYIPGCPPRPETVIQGFIELQNKIRKTKVR is encoded by the coding sequence ATGGTAACCTCAGGCTCAGGAGCTTCAGTGCTGGTTGGCAAGGTGAGTGATGTCATTGAAAGCATCATAGAGCAGGCTGTACGAGAACCCGTAAGATATGTTGTGAATTGGGGGAGGCTCTATGCACTCTGGCCTGTCCATATCGAAACTGCATGTTGTAGCATAGAATTCGGAGCGGCATCAGGGCCAAGATACGATCTTGAGCGTTTTGGAGTTCTGGAAGCTTTCGGTTCTTTGAGACAATGCGACCTGCTCGTCGTACAGGGAACTATAACAAGAAAGATGGTTCCAAGGTTGAAGTGGATTTACGAACAGATGCCCGAGCCAAAGTGGGTTATGGCAATGGGTGCATGTGCTATATCAGGAGGTTTGTATATCGACTCTTACAACGTCGTGCCAGGCATAGACAAGTTTATGCCCGTTGATGTGTACATACCAGGATGTCCACCTAGACCGGAGACCGTTATTCAAGGCTTCATAGAACTCCAGAACAAGATCAGAAAAACTAAGGTCAGGTAA
- a CDS encoding NADH-quinone oxidoreductase subunit C yields MSQSSDKEHLLLSSIKGKFGDKVRELYVNPKRMKILVDREDIVKVALFVRDLGFDQVISAGGTDFPQEDSFVMDYHLISVDHDDLKKIIFNLSTKFPKKEPKIPTLMEVWSSAEYHEQETFEMLGIIFETHPRMERLLLPEDWNDIPPLRKEFKLPSRLVEHGSS; encoded by the coding sequence ATGTCCCAAAGTAGCGATAAGGAACATCTACTGCTAAGTAGTATTAAGGGGAAGTTTGGCGACAAGGTCAGGGAACTTTATGTAAACCCGAAGAGGATGAAGATACTCGTTGACAGGGAAGACATTGTCAAGGTTGCCCTGTTTGTTAGAGATTTGGGATTTGATCAAGTAATTTCTGCTGGAGGAACTGATTTTCCGCAAGAAGATTCCTTTGTTATGGATTACCATCTGATAAGTGTAGATCATGATGACCTAAAGAAGATAATCTTCAACCTCTCAACAAAGTTTCCTAAAAAGGAGCCCAAAATACCGACTCTGATGGAAGTATGGTCCAGCGCAGAATACCACGAACAGGAGACATTTGAAATGCTAGGTATAATCTTTGAAACCCATCCAAGAATGGAAAGGTTGCTATTACCAGAAGATTGGAATGACATTCCGCCTCTCCGTAAAGAGTTCAAACTCCCGAGCAGGTTGGTAGAGCATGGAAGTAGTTGA
- a CDS encoding NADH-quinone oxidoreductase subunit D has protein sequence MEVVDQEGRTLTFSVGPQHPGSGHFRLIVKVDGDYIVDAKPDPGYVHRGAEKMSEERTYIQNIPHLERPVIIDSSGILFPYVLAVEELLGVEAPSRAQYIRIIMAELNRIISHTYWLSIYGIFLGHSTMFMWPMGDRELFIDLAESIGGTRVTFSYFVPGGVRNDLPQGFKERALKTCDYFEKRLKEYDRIFFSNPMFLKRTRGVGVLKREDAIKIGATGPNLRASGVLSDTRKDEPYSSYDTIKWEIPVRKEGDAYARAMVRFQELFDSLDIIGQALNLIPDGPVKIPMRGQIKGKVGESFARTEAARGTMFYHIISDGATHPYRVKISVPSFRNLSAIPFLLKGNHLADMPAIYWGLDYWPVEADK, from the coding sequence ATGGAAGTAGTTGACCAAGAAGGAAGGACGCTGACCTTCAGTGTCGGCCCACAGCATCCAGGATCAGGACACTTTAGGCTAATAGTAAAAGTTGATGGTGACTACATAGTTGATGCCAAACCAGATCCTGGATATGTTCACAGAGGAGCAGAAAAGATGTCAGAGGAGCGGACGTATATACAAAATATTCCGCACCTTGAGAGACCGGTCATTATTGATTCTTCTGGGATATTATTTCCATATGTGCTTGCAGTCGAAGAACTGCTGGGCGTTGAAGCTCCTTCGAGAGCACAATATATACGCATAATCATGGCAGAACTGAACAGAATAATTTCACATACATATTGGCTATCAATCTACGGAATCTTTCTGGGGCATTCCACCATGTTCATGTGGCCGATGGGGGATAGAGAACTCTTCATCGACCTTGCTGAGTCTATTGGAGGAACAAGGGTAACCTTTTCCTATTTCGTACCCGGAGGAGTAAGGAACGACCTGCCACAAGGTTTCAAGGAAAGAGCGTTGAAGACCTGTGACTATTTTGAAAAGAGGCTCAAAGAATATGACAGAATCTTTTTCAGCAACCCGATGTTCCTCAAGAGGACCCGAGGCGTAGGCGTTCTTAAGAGGGAAGATGCTATCAAGATAGGTGCGACAGGACCAAACCTAAGAGCGTCAGGAGTTTTATCAGACACCAGAAAAGACGAGCCGTATTCGTCGTATGACACGATAAAGTGGGAGATCCCAGTAAGAAAAGAAGGCGATGCATATGCCAGAGCGATGGTGCGGTTTCAGGAACTTTTTGATAGCCTGGATATCATAGGGCAGGCTTTGAATCTGATACCAGATGGGCCGGTAAAGATCCCTATGAGAGGGCAGATAAAAGGGAAAGTCGGCGAATCTTTTGCCCGTACAGAAGCTGCAAGGGGCACCATGTTCTACCACATTATCAGCGATGGAGCAACGCATCCATACAGAGTTAAGATCAGTGTGCCTTCGTTTAGAAACCTTAGCGCCATCCCCTTCCTTTTGAAGGGAAATCACCTTGCAGATATGCCTGCAATATACTGGGGGCTGGACTATTGGCCTGTGGAGGCGGACAAGTAA
- the nuoH gene encoding NADH-quinone oxidoreductase subunit NuoH — protein sequence MDTFEEFLKRVITIAFWVLLLGPIIILPIILLVLPPLGVQVEVANRLLTALIDPFAMLRLVDSLGIGPSSLFFKIAVFPGFTFAALFSTAVILYERKLLAKMQNRVGPQYAGKFEGILQPIAELFKLMFKEILTPERTDKPFFWAVPFLAIAVGGALLALIPLSPEIYIAKSEIGLVIIFAILSFTPLIVLIAGWASANKFSFIGGLRALHLLISYEIPLILSALGVVMLSGSLDLMKIVQAQANIWFIVPQFVGAGVFFVTMLAELERIPFDLAEADSEIVAGWYTEYSGMHFGALQLANYIKLYGLTLLFTLLFLGGWNGPAILPPLVWLFIKLFIVISFVLALRGTNTRVRIDQLIKLGWVYLIFLAFANLFIALTVASLGIV from the coding sequence ATGGATACCTTTGAAGAGTTCCTAAAACGTGTGATTACTATTGCTTTCTGGGTACTATTGCTTGGGCCTATAATAATTCTACCCATAATCCTGCTGGTTCTGCCTCCCCTCGGCGTGCAGGTGGAAGTTGCCAATAGACTCCTCACGGCCTTGATAGATCCTTTTGCGATGTTGCGACTTGTGGACAGCCTCGGTATAGGACCGAGCTCTTTGTTCTTCAAGATTGCGGTATTTCCAGGTTTTACTTTTGCTGCACTATTTTCAACAGCCGTTATCCTATATGAGAGAAAACTTCTGGCAAAGATGCAGAACAGGGTTGGTCCGCAATACGCTGGAAAATTTGAGGGAATATTGCAACCAATTGCAGAGCTCTTTAAGCTGATGTTCAAGGAGATTCTAACGCCCGAGCGGACTGACAAGCCATTCTTCTGGGCAGTACCTTTCTTGGCAATCGCAGTTGGTGGAGCCCTTCTTGCACTTATTCCATTGTCACCAGAAATCTACATAGCAAAATCTGAAATTGGGCTGGTGATAATTTTTGCAATTCTGAGCTTCACTCCTCTGATAGTTCTAATTGCAGGATGGGCGAGTGCAAACAAGTTCTCCTTCATAGGAGGCTTAAGGGCTCTGCACCTGCTCATTTCCTATGAGATCCCTCTCATACTCTCCGCACTAGGAGTGGTAATGCTGTCAGGGTCTCTGGACCTGATGAAGATAGTTCAAGCTCAGGCGAACATATGGTTCATTGTGCCTCAATTTGTCGGAGCAGGTGTCTTCTTTGTGACGATGCTTGCAGAGCTGGAAAGGATCCCTTTTGACCTTGCTGAAGCGGATTCTGAAATTGTCGCAGGATGGTACACAGAGTATTCAGGCATGCACTTCGGAGCGTTGCAGCTTGCAAATTATATCAAACTGTACGGCTTAACATTACTCTTTACACTTCTGTTCCTCGGCGGCTGGAACGGCCCTGCCATTCTCCCCCCACTAGTATGGCTTTTTATAAAACTGTTCATAGTAATTTCGTTCGTTCTGGCACTCAGGGGAACGAATACTAGAGTCAGGATAGACCAGCTGATTAAACTAGGATGGGTGTACCTGATCTTCCTAGCGTTTGCAAACCTTTTCATAGCTCTCACAGTAGCTTCTCTAGGGATCGTGTAA